A region from the Haloarchaeobius salinus genome encodes:
- a CDS encoding ABC transporter ATP-binding protein, translating to MALLDVDSIHTSYGRSKVLHGVSLSVTGGEVVSLLGRNGAGKTTTVRSIAGLTPASEGTIVFDDQEITDWSPEHISKAGISLVPEDRDIFPSLTVEENLRLGGMAHDDSAGRLARIYDYFARLDERRTQLAGQMSGGERQMLAIGRSLMTNPDLLILDEPSEGLAPVIVDDLVDILNEIRGEEAAILLIEQNTEIAMKLADRHYIIETGQNRFHGTTTELKQNEEILETTLGVRQKEVD from the coding sequence ATGGCGCTGCTCGACGTGGATTCTATCCACACCTCTTACGGCCGGAGCAAGGTCCTTCACGGCGTCTCGCTGTCGGTGACGGGCGGCGAGGTCGTCTCGCTCCTGGGTAGGAACGGCGCCGGCAAGACGACGACTGTTCGCTCCATCGCCGGTCTGACGCCAGCATCGGAGGGCACCATCGTGTTCGACGACCAGGAAATAACTGACTGGTCACCCGAACACATCTCGAAGGCTGGTATCTCGCTGGTCCCTGAAGACCGCGACATCTTCCCATCACTGACCGTTGAGGAGAACCTTCGCCTCGGCGGGATGGCCCACGACGATTCGGCGGGGCGTCTCGCGCGGATCTACGACTATTTCGCGCGGTTGGACGAAAGGCGCACGCAACTCGCAGGTCAGATGAGCGGCGGTGAACGACAGATGCTGGCTATCGGTCGGTCGCTGATGACGAATCCAGACCTACTGATACTCGACGAACCTAGTGAAGGACTCGCGCCCGTCATTGTCGACGACCTCGTAGACATCCTCAACGAGATACGGGGTGAAGAGGCCGCAATCCTCCTGATAGAACAAAACACGGAGATAGCTATGAAGCTAGCCGACAGACACTACATCATCGAGACCGGACAGAACCGCTTCCACGGCACGACCACCGAACTAAAACAGAACGAAGAGATACTGGAAACGACTCTCGGTGTCCGTCAGAAGGAGGTCGACTAA
- a CDS encoding ABC transporter ATP-binding protein has translation MLTATDLTKEFGKLLAVDSVDFSVDEGTITSIIGPNGAGKTTFFNLLSGRLTPTRGTVKFLGEDITEDPPYKRCTAGIGRSFQINNIFPDLTVLENVRAPAQATLNRQWTFWRHRDEYEDVREQAMAALRNVGLEGQADQRASDLPYGDQRRLEIAITIATDPELILLDEPTAGMSPEETERIISLIQQLSSDFTILLIEHDMDVVDDVSDQIMVLNQGRKLVEGQPSKVLNDEQVQEAYLGGL, from the coding sequence ATGCTGACTGCAACAGACCTCACCAAAGAATTCGGTAAATTGCTGGCGGTCGATAGCGTTGACTTCAGCGTCGACGAGGGCACGATTACCTCGATAATCGGTCCGAACGGCGCCGGGAAGACGACGTTTTTCAACCTGCTAAGCGGTCGACTAACCCCGACCAGGGGGACTGTCAAGTTTCTTGGTGAAGACATCACCGAGGATCCACCGTACAAACGCTGCACGGCGGGTATCGGGCGGTCATTCCAAATAAACAATATTTTCCCAGACCTTACGGTACTCGAAAACGTCCGGGCGCCGGCGCAAGCAACCCTCAACCGCCAGTGGACGTTCTGGCGGCACCGAGATGAGTACGAAGACGTTCGCGAACAGGCGATGGCTGCGCTCCGAAACGTCGGCTTAGAGGGCCAGGCCGATCAGCGAGCGTCAGACCTCCCATACGGCGACCAGCGACGTCTGGAGATCGCCATCACGATTGCGACCGACCCTGAGCTGATACTACTCGACGAACCCACGGCAGGGATGTCGCCCGAGGAGACTGAGCGAATAATCAGTCTCATCCAACAACTCAGTAGCGATTTCACGATACTACTGATTGAACACGACATGGACGTCGTCGATGATGTTTCCGATCAAATCATGGTTCTCAACCAGGGCCGAAAACTCGTCGAGGGTCAACCTAGCAAGGTACTGAACGACGAGCAAGTGCAGGAAGCCTATCTGGGGGGCCTCTGA
- a CDS encoding branched-chain amino acid ABC transporter permease, with translation MVATSAIIAQALNGLSQMMLLVLIASGLTIIFGLMDILNFAHGSFYMLGAYIGLSTYLLTEQFFLAIVVAFILVGALGGLLEYTTLRPLYGRDPVDHLLITFGFLLVLDQSAHFIWGADLKSMPTPDLLDFSLQLGMLSYPAYRIFIFLFGLAFVGGMFLLIQRSNMGLIIRAGTHNTETVRSLGINLPRAFTMTFAFGAGIAGVSGVIAAPVVGLSPTMGVSIIIDAFIVVVIGGLGSFRGSIVAAFIIAEVRALGALFFPGFTSILVLLALVVTLVIKPEGLFPTSITEA, from the coding sequence ATGGTCGCGACGTCCGCAATAATCGCCCAAGCCCTGAACGGACTCTCTCAGATGATGCTGCTCGTGTTGATTGCGTCGGGACTGACTATCATCTTCGGCCTCATGGACATCCTGAACTTCGCTCACGGGTCGTTCTACATGCTCGGCGCCTACATTGGGCTGAGCACGTACTTGCTGACTGAACAGTTCTTCTTAGCCATCGTAGTCGCGTTCATCCTCGTCGGGGCGCTGGGCGGGTTGCTTGAGTATACGACGCTTCGGCCCCTGTACGGCCGCGATCCGGTGGACCACCTTTTAATCACCTTCGGGTTCCTACTCGTGCTTGACCAGTCGGCTCACTTCATTTGGGGAGCGGACCTAAAGTCGATGCCTACGCCCGACCTGCTCGACTTCTCGCTCCAGCTCGGCATGCTGTCGTACCCGGCCTATAGAATCTTCATCTTCTTGTTCGGTCTGGCATTCGTCGGCGGAATGTTCCTATTGATTCAGCGGTCGAACATGGGCCTGATCATTCGAGCAGGGACGCACAATACCGAGACGGTTCGCTCACTGGGAATCAACTTACCGCGCGCGTTCACGATGACCTTCGCGTTCGGCGCTGGAATCGCCGGAGTCTCCGGAGTCATCGCAGCACCAGTGGTTGGTCTATCCCCGACGATGGGTGTCTCGATAATCATCGACGCGTTCATCGTCGTGGTAATCGGTGGGCTCGGGAGCTTCCGCGGCTCCATCGTCGCGGCGTTCATCATCGCCGAGGTGAGAGCGCTAGGGGCACTGTTCTTCCCCGGCTTCACGTCGATACTCGTGCTCCTCGCACTTGTCGTCACGCTCGTCATCAAACCAGAAGGACTGTTCCCGACGTCCATCACGGAGGCATAA
- a CDS encoding acetone carboxylase subunit gamma, which translates to MPTTLDTHLEAADGRLRCRSCGEDICSVDAVYKEHLLCAKKPLTEANPLIDEPGIYVDEEFELREYYCPGCATLVEAQMMQSDRDILADKELATDH; encoded by the coding sequence GTGCCGACCACGCTCGACACCCACCTCGAAGCGGCGGACGGTCGCCTCCGGTGTCGTTCCTGCGGCGAGGATATCTGCTCAGTCGACGCCGTCTATAAGGAGCACTTGCTCTGTGCGAAGAAGCCGCTGACGGAGGCGAACCCGCTCATCGACGAACCGGGAATCTACGTCGACGAGGAGTTCGAACTTCGGGAGTACTACTGCCCTGGGTGCGCGACGCTGGTTGAGGCGCAGATGATGCAGTCTGATCGGGATATTCTGGCCGACAAGGAACTGGCGACTGACCACTGA
- a CDS encoding SDR family oxidoreductase, with protein sequence MTELLTDRTAVVTGGSSGIGRGIALSLAGHGADVVVADIDPEPRGGGIKTVDLIAEDTNGSGAFVECDVSKTSDLEQAVEAAEEAGGLDIMVNNAGILHRQPFLDITESDYDDLLDVNLRGTFFGSQIAARKMRFSGGTIINVASDAALKGYGNRTTYCASKGAIRTLTFAMAEALGPQGIRVNAILPGLTETQMSSLQRLNDDEMEDLFKKIPLRRAGQPSDVGDVAVFLASDLARYVSGASLLVDGGLTNTDTL encoded by the coding sequence ATGACTGAACTACTGACGGACAGGACTGCAGTCGTCACCGGCGGGTCGAGCGGTATCGGTCGCGGCATCGCGCTCTCGCTCGCGGGCCACGGCGCGGATGTGGTGGTAGCCGACATCGACCCCGAACCCAGAGGTGGCGGGATTAAGACTGTCGACTTGATCGCCGAGGATACGAACGGAAGCGGGGCATTCGTCGAGTGCGACGTGAGCAAGACATCGGACCTCGAACAAGCGGTCGAGGCTGCCGAGGAAGCTGGCGGACTTGACATCATGGTCAACAACGCTGGTATTCTCCACCGGCAGCCGTTCCTTGATATAACCGAGTCAGATTACGACGACCTGCTGGACGTCAACCTTCGAGGTACATTCTTCGGGTCGCAGATAGCTGCCCGAAAGATGCGGTTCTCCGGTGGTACCATTATTAATGTGGCGAGCGACGCGGCGCTCAAGGGGTATGGGAACCGGACGACATACTGTGCGTCCAAGGGAGCCATCCGGACGCTAACCTTCGCGATGGCTGAAGCGCTTGGTCCGCAAGGAATCCGAGTCAACGCAATCCTCCCCGGGTTAACGGAGACCCAAATGTCCTCGTTACAGCGACTGAACGACGACGAAATGGAGGATCTCTTCAAGAAGATACCGCTACGGCGAGCAGGTCAGCCCTCTGACGTCGGAGACGTCGCCGTTTTCTTGGCGAGCGACCTCGCAAGGTACGTCTCCGGTGCATCACTTCTTGTCGACGGTGGTCTAACAAACACGGACACACTCTGA
- a CDS encoding branched-chain amino acid ABC transporter permease, whose protein sequence is MNVNLNTIRHGAVENRWLIAILTVLTVFPFVAPPFIGSFYTVLMIEAMVFAIFALGYDIMMGYTGMISFGHAAYFGLGVYGGALTVLHLSEGLIPLLLVAVVLSAAFAFIVGYFSLRSTGVYFALITFAFAQILYEIVIRSSDFLGGNNGLTVSTPTLFASIEISEMMIYYIVFLTMVAVYIGARRLMNSPLGLIFQVIGENDQRAEFIGYNVDRYKHISFIISGMVSGLAGGLFVAAEGFASPDMLFWLFSGEIIIMVVFGGVGTLYGPMIGAGVFIYLETYLNSTFDAWQIILGLVFITVVLLFPQGLVGLLKDSDSLDSLSLERLRDQLTSRD, encoded by the coding sequence ATGAACGTAAATCTAAACACGATTCGACACGGCGCGGTCGAGAACCGCTGGCTAATAGCGATTCTCACCGTGCTAACGGTATTCCCGTTCGTTGCACCGCCGTTCATTGGCTCGTTCTATACAGTGTTGATGATCGAAGCGATGGTATTCGCCATCTTCGCCCTCGGGTATGACATCATGATGGGCTACACGGGGATGATTTCGTTCGGCCACGCCGCGTACTTCGGTCTCGGCGTCTATGGTGGAGCGCTTACGGTACTCCACCTCTCGGAGGGGCTTATTCCCCTCTTATTGGTCGCTGTCGTCCTCAGTGCAGCGTTCGCGTTCATCGTGGGCTACTTTTCGCTTCGGTCCACGGGCGTGTACTTCGCGTTGATAACCTTTGCGTTCGCGCAGATTCTCTACGAAATCGTAATCCGGTCGAGTGACTTCCTCGGTGGCAACAACGGCCTCACCGTTTCAACGCCGACCCTCTTCGCCAGCATCGAAATTTCTGAGATGATGATCTACTATATTGTCTTCCTCACGATGGTGGCCGTCTACATAGGCGCCCGTCGGCTAATGAACTCGCCACTGGGGCTGATATTCCAAGTGATTGGAGAGAATGATCAGCGCGCGGAATTCATCGGCTACAACGTCGACCGTTACAAGCATATATCGTTCATCATCTCCGGAATGGTCAGTGGGCTAGCTGGTGGTCTCTTCGTCGCAGCAGAGGGGTTCGCATCACCCGATATGTTGTTCTGGTTATTCTCTGGAGAAATAATCATTATGGTGGTCTTTGGCGGCGTCGGCACGCTCTACGGTCCGATGATCGGTGCTGGTGTCTTCATCTACCTCGAGACCTACCTCAACTCTACGTTCGACGCGTGGCAGATAATCTTGGGTCTCGTTTTTATCACTGTCGTGTTGTTGTTCCCGCAGGGTCTGGTTGGCCTTCTCAAGGACTCCGACAGTCTCGACTCGCTATCGCTGGAGCGGTTGCGCGACCAGCTAACTTCCAGAGACTGA
- a CDS encoding MFS transporter, producing the protein MSGTGAPDEFYSWVVALVGAFASIFTFGTPYSFGVFLRYFGPTYPFSEVLLSSIFSLQLFMFFAGGGILGVLISKVPARRVLIVSGAVLSLLAPSLFVVESIYALAFVFATMGVILGTVYVVLASTIPRWFDTYRGTGTGILFAGNGLSLFLVPPAWHYTLDTLGVRQGFFVFLVVTAVPVFFAGLICRDPPWVEDESTTGTELYDWVVGIWRSNDLTYQFAGVAFSLGWYSLLSVFTLGLFESRGLSASRASLMFGFIGGISIFSRLGSGVVADRIGAYPSYLLSMSTAGVATILLFVPSILTSLVAVVLFGLGLGGAATLYIPVLLEMYDPERSTAVIGVFTTAFGVTSLVLPLVGTAIVSNTESYVPVIAFTLATILLGMYCWWRV; encoded by the coding sequence ACTCGTCGGCGCGTTCGCTAGCATCTTCACCTTTGGAACGCCGTACTCATTCGGGGTATTCCTTCGTTACTTTGGGCCCACATATCCGTTCTCCGAGGTGCTGCTTTCGAGTATCTTCTCTCTGCAGCTGTTCATGTTCTTCGCTGGCGGAGGGATTCTCGGTGTATTGATATCGAAAGTGCCTGCGAGGAGGGTCCTCATTGTCAGCGGAGCTGTGCTCTCGCTACTCGCCCCATCGCTCTTCGTCGTTGAATCGATATATGCGCTAGCGTTCGTGTTTGCGACGATGGGTGTTATTCTCGGAACGGTCTACGTGGTTCTTGCGTCGACTATCCCCCGGTGGTTCGATACGTACAGGGGTACGGGAACTGGCATCTTGTTCGCCGGGAACGGACTCAGCCTCTTTCTCGTCCCGCCAGCATGGCACTATACGTTAGATACACTTGGTGTGCGACAGGGATTTTTCGTCTTCCTGGTGGTAACAGCGGTCCCAGTCTTCTTCGCAGGACTGATCTGCCGGGACCCGCCGTGGGTCGAGGACGAATCGACAACGGGAACGGAACTGTACGATTGGGTTGTGGGCATCTGGCGGTCGAACGATTTGACGTACCAATTCGCTGGCGTCGCCTTCTCGCTAGGGTGGTACTCGCTGTTGAGTGTATTCACTCTGGGGCTGTTCGAGAGCCGGGGCCTCAGCGCGTCACGCGCGTCGCTGATGTTCGGGTTCATCGGTGGAATTAGCATTTTCTCGCGACTAGGTAGCGGCGTTGTCGCGGACCGCATCGGCGCCTATCCCTCGTATCTCCTGTCGATGAGTACCGCCGGCGTCGCGACAATACTCCTATTTGTTCCATCAATACTGACGTCGCTGGTCGCCGTGGTGTTGTTCGGCCTCGGCCTCGGCGGCGCGGCGACACTATACATCCCGGTCCTCCTCGAGATGTACGACCCCGAGCGAAGCACAGCTGTCATAGGCGTATTCACAACAGCCTTCGGAGTAACGTCCCTAGTGCTCCCGCTCGTCGGAACAGCCATCGTCTCGAACACTGAATCGTACGTGCCTGTTATTGCGTTCACGCTGGCGACGATACTGCTCGGAATGTACTGCTGGTGGCGAGTCTGA
- a CDS encoding ABC transporter substrate-binding protein translates to MSERQEGLDRSESYQTTVRNRRNVLKAIGSVGSISALAGCSGTIGGQGGSGGPITAGIAVPTSGGYAALGEAIIAGTEAAIEDRDGSINGREIEVATRDTQANPSTARNAVEQLVSQESADFINGPVSTNVGEALLPIIEENEVLTIMSNAATTAAVTDKCNRYTFKTSPINEQQAMPMAQWAAENLDGDAITFSADYSAGAQVNGFFKRYFEEGGGTVVEDIYAPQDESDFSSYFSRIQNSDADIVFSFFAGGAAVRYLNQAADFGLGQNHELTGLGYLTTGDVMPAIGENANGWKTCLDYADTLEREEFQTFKSVMSNHGVSEPNLYHARGYAAAQSVFKAMEESGSTNTEDVISGLEGLEVAAPHGDIKYRAGDHQAILDFYIREVRDQQNEILDTQEDVILEDRCEAF, encoded by the coding sequence ATGTCCGAGCGACAAGAAGGCTTAGACCGCAGTGAGAGCTACCAGACCACTGTCAGGAATCGTCGTAACGTCCTGAAGGCCATCGGTTCCGTGGGGTCGATTTCCGCGCTTGCCGGCTGTTCAGGCACCATCGGCGGCCAAGGTGGGTCAGGCGGTCCGATAACTGCCGGCATCGCAGTACCGACGTCTGGTGGATACGCTGCCCTCGGAGAAGCAATCATCGCAGGCACGGAGGCGGCGATTGAAGATCGGGACGGCTCGATTAACGGCCGGGAGATAGAGGTCGCTACCCGGGACACGCAAGCAAACCCGAGCACGGCCCGAAACGCAGTTGAACAGCTTGTCAGTCAGGAAAGCGCTGACTTCATTAACGGGCCTGTATCTACGAACGTCGGCGAAGCGCTTCTTCCGATTATCGAGGAGAACGAGGTCTTGACCATCATGTCGAACGCGGCCACAACGGCGGCGGTCACGGATAAGTGCAACCGGTATACGTTCAAGACATCACCCATCAACGAGCAACAGGCGATGCCGATGGCGCAGTGGGCCGCTGAGAACCTTGACGGCGATGCCATCACGTTCTCAGCGGACTACTCTGCGGGGGCGCAAGTAAATGGGTTCTTCAAGAGGTACTTCGAGGAGGGCGGCGGGACAGTCGTTGAAGACATCTACGCGCCCCAGGACGAAAGCGACTTCTCGTCGTACTTCTCTCGGATACAGAACTCCGACGCGGACATCGTGTTCTCGTTCTTCGCTGGGGGGGCCGCAGTCCGATATCTAAACCAGGCTGCGGACTTCGGACTGGGCCAAAACCACGAACTGACTGGCCTCGGGTACCTGACGACTGGCGACGTAATGCCAGCTATCGGCGAAAACGCGAACGGGTGGAAGACTTGCCTCGACTATGCGGACACGCTCGAACGTGAGGAGTTCCAGACTTTCAAATCAGTCATGTCCAATCACGGCGTGTCTGAACCGAATCTTTATCACGCGCGGGGGTACGCCGCTGCCCAGTCCGTGTTCAAGGCGATGGAGGAAAGCGGCTCGACAAACACTGAGGATGTCATCTCCGGGCTCGAAGGACTAGAAGTTGCCGCTCCCCACGGTGACATCAAGTACCGCGCTGGTGACCACCAAGCTATTCTCGACTTCTACATCCGCGAGGTTCGGGACCAGCAGAATGAAATTCTCGACACTCAAGAAGATGTCATCCTGGAGGATCGGTGTGAAGCGTTCTAA
- a CDS encoding alpha/beta fold hydrolase, with amino-acid sequence MPLEIREKKVDVNGIETHYYEGGTGEPLVLLHGGGPGIDAWLNWQFLMPKLVSAGYRVLAPDLVGFGKSEIPHPDNFDYDGTVFQDHVVGFVETLELSRPTLVGQSFGASVAIGTAIKRSDLIDKLVLFGPSARLISESDPIDQDWSALGRSNMEEIVGRMSVTDQFDLNEAIDRRIEMWNRENAPEAYAAIRRMLEGGGLVFADEDIANLPHQTIIFQGKDDDFLGPPVTHTWEYMELIDNASLYVIKGSGHWEMVDQVNEVESMLRRFL; translated from the coding sequence ATGCCCTTGGAAATCCGCGAGAAGAAAGTAGACGTCAACGGCATTGAGACCCACTATTACGAAGGTGGTACGGGCGAACCACTCGTGTTGCTCCACGGGGGCGGTCCAGGAATCGATGCATGGCTGAACTGGCAGTTTCTTATGCCCAAACTGGTTTCAGCTGGGTACCGTGTCCTCGCGCCGGATCTCGTAGGGTTCGGCAAGTCTGAGATACCCCACCCAGACAATTTCGATTACGACGGAACGGTTTTTCAGGACCACGTAGTTGGCTTCGTGGAGACGCTCGAACTATCCAGACCCACGCTCGTCGGACAGTCGTTCGGGGCCTCTGTGGCGATTGGAACCGCAATCAAGCGCTCCGACTTGATCGACAAACTCGTGCTGTTCGGCCCGTCGGCCCGCCTCATCTCTGAATCAGACCCCATAGATCAAGACTGGTCAGCGCTCGGTCGGTCAAATATGGAGGAGATTGTAGGACGGATGAGCGTCACCGACCAGTTTGACCTAAACGAAGCGATCGACCGACGGATCGAGATGTGGAACAGAGAAAACGCTCCTGAGGCATATGCCGCAATACGAAGGATGCTAGAGGGTGGCGGACTCGTGTTCGCGGACGAAGACATTGCTAACCTGCCGCACCAAACTATCATCTTCCAGGGCAAAGACGACGACTTCTTGGGCCCGCCGGTCACTCATACGTGGGAATACATGGAGCTAATTGATAACGCGTCGCTATACGTAATAAAGGGATCTGGACACTGGGAGATGGTAGATCAGGTCAACGAGGTTGAGTCTATGCTCCGCCGGTTCCTATAA